A window from Citrus sinensis cultivar Valencia sweet orange chromosome 5, DVS_A1.0, whole genome shotgun sequence encodes these proteins:
- the LOC102622036 gene encoding disease resistance protein At4g27190-like isoform X1 has product MVESIVTVVLEFLKCLAPPTERRFGYLRNYKANGENLKAEIDKLKDERRSIQHRVSEAERKGEKIEEKVEKWLVRANNTIEQSAKFIDDEETTNKRCLMGLCPNLKTRYQLSKEAETKVKAIVELKEEAGKFDDRISYRTIPEDIWLKSHKGYETFESRLSTLKAIQNALIDVDVGIIGVYGMGGIGKTTLVKEFARRAIEDKLYDMVAFSEVTQSPDIKKVQEDIAETLGLQLSEEAESRRASRLYERLTNEKKILVILDNIWKPLDLGTIGIPFGVEHRGCKLLFTTRDLDVLLRMESEKNFSIGILNEQEAWRLFKIMAGDYVENRELESTATSVAKACGGLPIALTTVAKALRKKELPVWKNALQELQTPSEASFDEGVPAEAYSTIELSYKYLRGEQLKKTFLLCSLITPAPIMDLFKYSMGLGVFKSVHKLEDAHNKLDAWVHQLRDSCLLLEDGGSKYFSMHDVVRDVAISIACRDKIGFVVRNEDDWKWPNADELKKYLAISLKDSIINDIPEGSESLQLELLVMSPKNSFAVPNIPENFFKRTKKLRVLDFNGMRLLSLPSSIGLLVNLQALCLNQSILGGIDIAIIGKLENLEILSFLQSDIVELPKALGQLTKLRLLDLTDCFRLKVIAPNVISSLIRLEELYMGNCSIEWEVERANSKRSNASLDELMHLPRLTTLEIDVKNESMLPEGFLARKLERFKIHIGNGLFTHPMIAGQNWFKSRQHFLIDRDRKISRALKLKLDFMDICSMKLQGINNVECLWLDKLQGIENVLFNLDTEGFSQLKILWVQNNPDFFCIVDSREMVACDAFPLLESLILHNLINMERICVDRLKVESFNELKTVEAYNCDKLSNIFWLSTSKCLPRLERIAVINCSKMKEIFAIGEEVDNAIEKIEFAQLRSLSLGNLPEVTSFCRREVETPSASPNRQVSQEESTTMYCSSEITLDISTLLFNEKVALPNLEALEISDINVDKIWHYNQIPAAMFPHFQSLTRLVVWWCHKLKYIFSASMIGSLKQLQHLDIRDCKDLQEIISENRADQVIPHFVFPQLTTLMLHDLPKLRFLYPGMHTWEWPALETLVVYGCDKLKIFAADLSQNNGNDQLGIPAQQPLLPLEKIVPNLKELSLSGKDVKMILQADFPQHLFGSLRRLEIAADDSACFPIWNVLERFHNLEMLSLLFFPSHEELFSMEGCLEKHAGKLAMIKELQLYWHYHLEQLCKQDSKLGPIFQYLESLKVFHCQSLLILLPSSSVSFGNLTKLVAFGCKELIRLVTSSTAKTLVRLVAIEIYGCRAMTEVVTNDKDGVEKEEIVFRKLKTLELFDLDSLTSFCSANYTFKYPSLQDLHVIGCPKMKIFTTGESITPPRVNVWYGETEDRLLWTNNDLNTTIQQLHAEKLLAVQSVISTHY; this is encoded by the exons ATGGTGGAAAGCATTGTTACTGttgttttagaatttttgAAATGCTTGGCTCCTCCAACAGAACGCCGATTTGGTTATTTGCGTAACTATAAAGCCAACGGTGAGAATCTCAAGGCAGAAATAGACAAGCTCAAGGATGAAAGGAGAAGCATTCAGCACAGGGTTTCTGAGGCTGAAAGAAAAGGGGAAAAGATTGAAGAGAAGGTTGAGAAGTGGCTGGTTCGTGCGAACAACACCATTGAGCAGTCAGCCAAATTCATTGACGATGAGGAGACAACAAATAAACGATGTCTCATGGGCTTGTGTCCTAATTTGAAGACCCGCTATCAGCTTAGCAAGGAAGCAGAAACAAAGGTGAAGGCCATTGTTGAACTCAAAGAAGAAGCTGGGAAATTTGATGATAGAATTTCGTACCGTACCATTCCGGAGGATATATGGCTCAAGTCTCACAAAGGCTACGAGACCTTCGAATCAAGACTTTCTACTTTGAAGGCCATACAAAATGCATTGATCGATGTTGATGTCGGCATCATTGGGGTCTACGGCATGGGCGGCATTGGAAAGACGACACTGGTGAAGGAGTTTGCAAGGCGAGCCATTGAAGACAAGCTTTACGATATGGTGGCTTTTTCGGAGGTTACCCAAAGTCCAGACATAAAAAAGGTCCAAGAGGACATTGCGGAAACGTTAGGCCTACAGTTGTCCGAGGAAGCTGAGTCTAGAAGAGCTAGTAGACTATATGAAAGATTGACGAATGAGAAGAAGATCCTTGTGATTCTGGATAACATCTGGAAACCTCTTGATTTGGGGACTATTGGAATTCCTTTTGGAGTTGAGCACAGAGgatgcaaattattattcacaACAAGAGATCTCGATGTGCTGTTAAGGATGGAATCAGAAAAAAACTTCTCGATTGGCATTTTAAATGAACAAGAAGCCTGGAGATTGTTCAAGATAATGGCAGGTGATTACGTGGAAAATCGTGAATTAGAATCTACAGCAACAAGTGTAGCCAAGGCATGCGGAGGTTTGCCTATTGCCCTAACCACAGTAGCAAAGGCACTGAGAAAAAAAGAGCTGCCTGTGTGGAAGAATGCCTTGCAAGAACTCCAAACGCCTTCAGAGGCAAGCTTCGACGAAGGAGTACCAGCAGAGGCATACTCAACAATTGAGCTGAGTTACAAGTACTTAAGAGGTGAGCAACTCAAGAAAACTTTTTTACTGTGTAGTCTTATTACGCCAGCACCAATTATGGACTTGTTCAAATATAGCATGGGCTTGGGTGTATTTAAAAGTGTCCATAAGCTAGAAGATGCACATAACAAATTAGATGCATGGGTCCATCAACTAAGAGACTCTTGTTTGTTGCTTGAGGATGGTGGCAGTAAATACTTTTCTATGCACGACGTTGTTCGCGATGTTGCCATTTCAATTGCATGTCGTGACaaaattggatttgtggtgagaAATGAGGATGATTGGAAATGGCCAAATGCagatgaattaaaaaaatatcttgcaatttctttaaaagatagtattattaatgacattcCTGAAGGGTCCGAATCTCTACAACTTGAACTTCTAGTCATGTCTCCCAAGAACTCTTTTGCTGTGCCTAATATTCCTGAGAACTTCTTCAAAAGGACGAAAAAGCTTCGGGTTTTGGATTTTAATGGAATGCGGTTATTGTCATTGCCATCTTCAATTGGTCTTCTAGTAAATCTTCAGGCACTCTGTCttaatcaaagcattttggGAGGCATAGACATAGCCATTATTGGAAAGTTGGAAAATCTAGAAATCCTCAGCTTTTTGCAATCTGATATTGTAGAGTTGCCTAAAGCACTGGGTCAACTGACTAAGCTAAGGCTGTTAGATTTAACAGACTGTTTCCGTCTGAAAGTTATTGCCCCAAATGTCATATCAAGCTTAATCCGATTAGAAGAATTGTATATGGGTAATTGCTCCATTGAATGGGAGGTTGAAAGAGCCAACAGCAAAAGAAGTAATGCTAGCCTTGATGAATTGATGCATTTACCTCGGCTAACCACTCTAGAAATTGATGTAAAAAATGAGAGTATGTTACCAGAAGGCTTTTTGGCCAGAAAGCTCGAAAGGTTCAAAATACATATTGGAAATGGGTTATTCACACATCCCATGATTGCTGGACAAAATTGGTTTAAAAGTCGGCAGCACTTTTTGATCGACAGAGATCGTAAGATTTCAAGAGCATTGAAGCTCAAGCTTGATTTTATGGACATTTGCTCCATGAAATTGCAGGGCATCAATAACGTTGAATGCTTATGGTTGGACAAGCTGCAAGGCATCGAGAATGTTCTTTTCAATTTGGACACGGAGGGCTTTTCACAATTGAAGATTCTCTGGGTTCAAAATAATCCAGACTTCTTTTGCATCGTCGATTCAAGGGAGATGGTCGCTTGTGATGCCTTTCCTCTTTTGGAGTCACTTATCCTTCACAATTTGATCAACATGGAGAGGATATGTGTTGATCGGCTCAAAGTAGAGTCTTTCAACGAACTCAAAACCGTAGAAGCATATAATTGTGATAAGTTGAGTAATATCTTTTGGCTCTCTACTTCAAAATGCCTTCCAAGACTTGAGAGAATTGCAGTTATTAATTGCAGCAAGATGAAAGAGATTTTTGCAATTGGGGAAGAAGTTGATAATGCAATTGAGAAGATAGAGTTTGCTCAATTAAGATCTTTGAGTCTGGGGAATCTTCCAGAGGTTACAAGTTTTTGCCGCCGTGAGGTGGAGACTCCTTCTGCATCACCGAACAGACAAGTGTCACAAGAGGAATCGACGACTATGTATTGCTCCAGCGAAATCACTTTGGACATTTCAACTCTGCTTTTCAACGAGAAG gttGCGTTGCCTAACTTGGAGGCTTTGGAGATATCTGATATTAATGTCGACAAGATTTGGCACTACAATCAAATTCCGGCGGCCATGTTTCCTCACTTTCAAAGTTTAACACGATTAGTTGTGTGGTGGTGTCACAAACTgaaatacatattttcagcGTCTATGATCGGAAGCCTTAAGCAGCTCCAACACCTAGATATACGAGACTGTAAGGATTTACAGGAGATCATTTCTGAAAACAGAGCAGATCAAGTGATCCCTCATTTTGTCTTTCCACAGCTCACCACTTTGATGCTCCATGATCTACCAAAACTTAGATTTTTGTACCCTGGAATGCATACTTGGGAATGGCCCGCACTAGAAACTCTTGTAGTGTATGGTTGTGACAAATTAAAGATATTCGCTGCAGATTTATCGCAGAATAATGGGAATGATCAACTTGGTATTCCTGCACAACAGCCCCTATTGCCATTGGAAAAG ATCGTACCCAACTTGAAGGAACTATCACTAAGTGGAAAAGATGTGAAGATGATTTTGCAGGCCGATTTCCCACAACACCTTTTTGGCAGTCTTAGACGACTAGAGATTGCTGCAGATGACTCAGCTTGTTTTCCAATCTGGAACGTACTTGAGAGATTTCACAATCTCGAAATGCTCTCACTGCTTTTTTTTCCATCCCACGAAGAGCTATTTTCGATGGAAGGATGCTTAGAGAAACATGCGGGGAAGTTGgcaatgataaaagaattacAGCTGTACTGGCACTATCATCTGGAGCAGCTGTGCAAACAAGACTCCAAACTTGGCCCCATTTTTCAGTATCTTGAAAGTCTGAAAGTATTTCATTGTCAAAGTCTGTTAATTCTATTGCCATCATCATCGGTATCTTTTGGGAACCTAACAAAACTTGTAGCTTTCGGTTGCAAGGAATTGATACGCTTGGTAACATCCTCCACAGCAAAAACTCTGGTGCGACTCGTAGCAATAGAAATATATGGATGCAGAGCAATGACAGAGGTGGTAACAAATGACAAAGATggagttgaaaaagaagagattGTTTTCCGCAAATTGAAGACGTTGGAACTGTTTGATTTAGATAGCCTCACAAGTTTTTGCTCTGCCAATTACACCTTCAAATACCCATCTTTACAAGATTTGCATGTGATTGGTTGTCCCAAGATGAAGATTTTTACTACAGGAGAATCAATCACGCCTCCAAGAGTAAATGTCTGGTATGGAGAGACAGAGGATCGATTGCTTTGGACCAATAATGATCTAAACACAACCATACAACAATTACATGCTGAAAAG ctGTTGGCGGTGCAGTCGGTGATCTCTACCCATTACTAA
- the LOC102622036 gene encoding disease resistance protein At4g27190-like isoform X2 — protein sequence MVESIVTVVLEFLKCLAPPTERRFGYLRNYKANGENLKAEIDKLKDERRSIQHRVSEAERKGEKIEEKVEKWLVRANNTIEQSAKFIDDEETTNKRCLMGLCPNLKTRYQLSKEAETKVKAIVELKEEAGKFDDRISYRTIPEDIWLKSHKGYETFESRLSTLKAIQNALIDVDVGIIGVYGMGGIGKTTLVKEFARRAIEDKLYDMVAFSEVTQSPDIKKVQEDIAETLGLQLSEEAESRRASRLYERLTNEKKILVILDNIWKPLDLGTIGIPFGVEHRGCKLLFTTRDLDVLLRMESEKNFSIGILNEQEAWRLFKIMAGDYVENRELESTATSVAKACGGLPIALTTVAKALRKKELPVWKNALQELQTPSEASFDEGVPAEAYSTIELSYKYLRGEQLKKTFLLCSLITPAPIMDLFKYSMGLGVFKSVHKLEDAHNKLDAWVHQLRDSCLLLEDGGSKYFSMHDVVRDVAISIACRDKIGFVVRNEDDWKWPNADELKKYLAISLKDSIINDIPEGSESLQLELLVMSPKNSFAVPNIPENFFKRTKKLRVLDFNGMRLLSLPSSIGLLVNLQALCLNQSILGGIDIAIIGKLENLEILSFLQSDIVELPKALGQLTKLRLLDLTDCFRLKVIAPNVISSLIRLEELYMGNCSIEWEVERANSKRSNASLDELMHLPRLTTLEIDVKNESMLPEGFLARKLERFKIHIGNGLFTHPMIAGQNWFKSRQHFLIDRDRKISRALKLKLDFMDICSMKLQGINNVECLWLDKLQGIENVLFNLDTEGFSQLKILWVQNNPDFFCIVDSREMVACDAFPLLESLILHNLINMERICVDRLKVESFNELKTVEAYNCDKLSNIFWLSTSKCLPRLERIAVINCSKMKEIFAIGEEVDNAIEKIEFAQLRSLSLGNLPEVTSFCRREVETPSASPNRQVSQEESTTMYCSSEITLDISTLLFNEKVALPNLEALEISDINVDKIWHYNQIPAAMFPHFQSLTRLVVWWCHKLKYIFSASMIGSLKQLQHLDIRDCKDLQEIISENRADQVIPHFVFPQLTTLMLHDLPKLRFLYPGMHTWEWPALETLVVYGCDKLKIFAADLSQNNGNDQLGIPAQQPLLPLEKELSLSGKDVKMILQADFPQHLFGSLRRLEIAADDSACFPIWNVLERFHNLEMLSLLFFPSHEELFSMEGCLEKHAGKLAMIKELQLYWHYHLEQLCKQDSKLGPIFQYLESLKVFHCQSLLILLPSSSVSFGNLTKLVAFGCKELIRLVTSSTAKTLVRLVAIEIYGCRAMTEVVTNDKDGVEKEEIVFRKLKTLELFDLDSLTSFCSANYTFKYPSLQDLHVIGCPKMKIFTTGESITPPRVNVWYGETEDRLLWTNNDLNTTIQQLHAEKLLAVQSVISTHY from the exons ATGGTGGAAAGCATTGTTACTGttgttttagaatttttgAAATGCTTGGCTCCTCCAACAGAACGCCGATTTGGTTATTTGCGTAACTATAAAGCCAACGGTGAGAATCTCAAGGCAGAAATAGACAAGCTCAAGGATGAAAGGAGAAGCATTCAGCACAGGGTTTCTGAGGCTGAAAGAAAAGGGGAAAAGATTGAAGAGAAGGTTGAGAAGTGGCTGGTTCGTGCGAACAACACCATTGAGCAGTCAGCCAAATTCATTGACGATGAGGAGACAACAAATAAACGATGTCTCATGGGCTTGTGTCCTAATTTGAAGACCCGCTATCAGCTTAGCAAGGAAGCAGAAACAAAGGTGAAGGCCATTGTTGAACTCAAAGAAGAAGCTGGGAAATTTGATGATAGAATTTCGTACCGTACCATTCCGGAGGATATATGGCTCAAGTCTCACAAAGGCTACGAGACCTTCGAATCAAGACTTTCTACTTTGAAGGCCATACAAAATGCATTGATCGATGTTGATGTCGGCATCATTGGGGTCTACGGCATGGGCGGCATTGGAAAGACGACACTGGTGAAGGAGTTTGCAAGGCGAGCCATTGAAGACAAGCTTTACGATATGGTGGCTTTTTCGGAGGTTACCCAAAGTCCAGACATAAAAAAGGTCCAAGAGGACATTGCGGAAACGTTAGGCCTACAGTTGTCCGAGGAAGCTGAGTCTAGAAGAGCTAGTAGACTATATGAAAGATTGACGAATGAGAAGAAGATCCTTGTGATTCTGGATAACATCTGGAAACCTCTTGATTTGGGGACTATTGGAATTCCTTTTGGAGTTGAGCACAGAGgatgcaaattattattcacaACAAGAGATCTCGATGTGCTGTTAAGGATGGAATCAGAAAAAAACTTCTCGATTGGCATTTTAAATGAACAAGAAGCCTGGAGATTGTTCAAGATAATGGCAGGTGATTACGTGGAAAATCGTGAATTAGAATCTACAGCAACAAGTGTAGCCAAGGCATGCGGAGGTTTGCCTATTGCCCTAACCACAGTAGCAAAGGCACTGAGAAAAAAAGAGCTGCCTGTGTGGAAGAATGCCTTGCAAGAACTCCAAACGCCTTCAGAGGCAAGCTTCGACGAAGGAGTACCAGCAGAGGCATACTCAACAATTGAGCTGAGTTACAAGTACTTAAGAGGTGAGCAACTCAAGAAAACTTTTTTACTGTGTAGTCTTATTACGCCAGCACCAATTATGGACTTGTTCAAATATAGCATGGGCTTGGGTGTATTTAAAAGTGTCCATAAGCTAGAAGATGCACATAACAAATTAGATGCATGGGTCCATCAACTAAGAGACTCTTGTTTGTTGCTTGAGGATGGTGGCAGTAAATACTTTTCTATGCACGACGTTGTTCGCGATGTTGCCATTTCAATTGCATGTCGTGACaaaattggatttgtggtgagaAATGAGGATGATTGGAAATGGCCAAATGCagatgaattaaaaaaatatcttgcaatttctttaaaagatagtattattaatgacattcCTGAAGGGTCCGAATCTCTACAACTTGAACTTCTAGTCATGTCTCCCAAGAACTCTTTTGCTGTGCCTAATATTCCTGAGAACTTCTTCAAAAGGACGAAAAAGCTTCGGGTTTTGGATTTTAATGGAATGCGGTTATTGTCATTGCCATCTTCAATTGGTCTTCTAGTAAATCTTCAGGCACTCTGTCttaatcaaagcattttggGAGGCATAGACATAGCCATTATTGGAAAGTTGGAAAATCTAGAAATCCTCAGCTTTTTGCAATCTGATATTGTAGAGTTGCCTAAAGCACTGGGTCAACTGACTAAGCTAAGGCTGTTAGATTTAACAGACTGTTTCCGTCTGAAAGTTATTGCCCCAAATGTCATATCAAGCTTAATCCGATTAGAAGAATTGTATATGGGTAATTGCTCCATTGAATGGGAGGTTGAAAGAGCCAACAGCAAAAGAAGTAATGCTAGCCTTGATGAATTGATGCATTTACCTCGGCTAACCACTCTAGAAATTGATGTAAAAAATGAGAGTATGTTACCAGAAGGCTTTTTGGCCAGAAAGCTCGAAAGGTTCAAAATACATATTGGAAATGGGTTATTCACACATCCCATGATTGCTGGACAAAATTGGTTTAAAAGTCGGCAGCACTTTTTGATCGACAGAGATCGTAAGATTTCAAGAGCATTGAAGCTCAAGCTTGATTTTATGGACATTTGCTCCATGAAATTGCAGGGCATCAATAACGTTGAATGCTTATGGTTGGACAAGCTGCAAGGCATCGAGAATGTTCTTTTCAATTTGGACACGGAGGGCTTTTCACAATTGAAGATTCTCTGGGTTCAAAATAATCCAGACTTCTTTTGCATCGTCGATTCAAGGGAGATGGTCGCTTGTGATGCCTTTCCTCTTTTGGAGTCACTTATCCTTCACAATTTGATCAACATGGAGAGGATATGTGTTGATCGGCTCAAAGTAGAGTCTTTCAACGAACTCAAAACCGTAGAAGCATATAATTGTGATAAGTTGAGTAATATCTTTTGGCTCTCTACTTCAAAATGCCTTCCAAGACTTGAGAGAATTGCAGTTATTAATTGCAGCAAGATGAAAGAGATTTTTGCAATTGGGGAAGAAGTTGATAATGCAATTGAGAAGATAGAGTTTGCTCAATTAAGATCTTTGAGTCTGGGGAATCTTCCAGAGGTTACAAGTTTTTGCCGCCGTGAGGTGGAGACTCCTTCTGCATCACCGAACAGACAAGTGTCACAAGAGGAATCGACGACTATGTATTGCTCCAGCGAAATCACTTTGGACATTTCAACTCTGCTTTTCAACGAGAAG gttGCGTTGCCTAACTTGGAGGCTTTGGAGATATCTGATATTAATGTCGACAAGATTTGGCACTACAATCAAATTCCGGCGGCCATGTTTCCTCACTTTCAAAGTTTAACACGATTAGTTGTGTGGTGGTGTCACAAACTgaaatacatattttcagcGTCTATGATCGGAAGCCTTAAGCAGCTCCAACACCTAGATATACGAGACTGTAAGGATTTACAGGAGATCATTTCTGAAAACAGAGCAGATCAAGTGATCCCTCATTTTGTCTTTCCACAGCTCACCACTTTGATGCTCCATGATCTACCAAAACTTAGATTTTTGTACCCTGGAATGCATACTTGGGAATGGCCCGCACTAGAAACTCTTGTAGTGTATGGTTGTGACAAATTAAAGATATTCGCTGCAGATTTATCGCAGAATAATGGGAATGATCAACTTGGTATTCCTGCACAACAGCCCCTATTGCCATTGGAAAAG GAACTATCACTAAGTGGAAAAGATGTGAAGATGATTTTGCAGGCCGATTTCCCACAACACCTTTTTGGCAGTCTTAGACGACTAGAGATTGCTGCAGATGACTCAGCTTGTTTTCCAATCTGGAACGTACTTGAGAGATTTCACAATCTCGAAATGCTCTCACTGCTTTTTTTTCCATCCCACGAAGAGCTATTTTCGATGGAAGGATGCTTAGAGAAACATGCGGGGAAGTTGgcaatgataaaagaattacAGCTGTACTGGCACTATCATCTGGAGCAGCTGTGCAAACAAGACTCCAAACTTGGCCCCATTTTTCAGTATCTTGAAAGTCTGAAAGTATTTCATTGTCAAAGTCTGTTAATTCTATTGCCATCATCATCGGTATCTTTTGGGAACCTAACAAAACTTGTAGCTTTCGGTTGCAAGGAATTGATACGCTTGGTAACATCCTCCACAGCAAAAACTCTGGTGCGACTCGTAGCAATAGAAATATATGGATGCAGAGCAATGACAGAGGTGGTAACAAATGACAAAGATggagttgaaaaagaagagattGTTTTCCGCAAATTGAAGACGTTGGAACTGTTTGATTTAGATAGCCTCACAAGTTTTTGCTCTGCCAATTACACCTTCAAATACCCATCTTTACAAGATTTGCATGTGATTGGTTGTCCCAAGATGAAGATTTTTACTACAGGAGAATCAATCACGCCTCCAAGAGTAAATGTCTGGTATGGAGAGACAGAGGATCGATTGCTTTGGACCAATAATGATCTAAACACAACCATACAACAATTACATGCTGAAAAG ctGTTGGCGGTGCAGTCGGTGATCTCTACCCATTACTAA